From a region of the Mercurialis annua linkage group LG1-X, ddMerAnnu1.2, whole genome shotgun sequence genome:
- the LOC126685029 gene encoding plant cysteine oxidase 2-like, whose translation MTTETVVEPRSERVAHIHMHKVGYANRIIKKRRCKRRNSKSFEGEVPMVLQQLYLSCKEVFKGHGIVPSPHDVERLRHLLDKMKPEDVGLSSEMRFFKPKPAIECTPRVSTATIYKCDKFSLCIFFLPATAVIPLHNHPEMTVFSKLLLGTMQIKSYDLVSPPSADEPVQSSNLRLAKLVTDSVFEAPCDTSVLYPTTGGNIHQFTAITPCAVLDVLGPPYSKEDGRDGSYYKDHPYNAFANGEMKLIKEDGESYGWLEEIEMPENSKMDGIVYLGPQIIER comes from the exons ATGACAACTGAGACAGTAGTTGAGCCAAGAAGTGAACGTGTTGCTCATATTCACATGCATAAGGTTGGATATGCAAACAGGATTATCAAAAAAAGGAGATGCAAAAGAAGAAATTCTAAGAGTTTTGAAGGTGAAGTTCCTATGGTATTGCAACAGCTATATTTGTCATGCAAAGAAGTGTTTAAAGGCCATGGAATTGTTCCTTCACCTCATGATGTGGAGAGATTGCGCCATTTACTTG ATAAAATGAAGCCAGAAGATGTTGGACTAAGCAGTGAGATGCGGTTCTTTAAGCCTAAACCTGCAATAGAGTGTACTCCAAGGGTCAGTACTGCAACCATTTACAAGTGCGATAAATTTTCG CTGTGCATTTTCTTTCTTCCAGCAACCGCTGTCATCCCCCTCCATAACCATCCAGAGATGACAGTTTTTAGCAAGCTTCTTTTAGGAACtatgcaaatcaaatcatatgaTTTGGTTAGTCCTCCAAGTGCCGATGAGCCTGTGCAGTCTTCTAATT TGAGACTGGCGAAATTGGTAACTGACAGCGTCTTCGAAGCTCCTTGTGACACATCTGTATTATATCCAACAACAGGTGGTAACATCCATCAATTCACAGCCATTACACCTTGCGCGGTTCTTGACGTGCTTGGACCTCCCTATTCTAAAGAAGATGGCCGAGATGGCTCCTACTACAAAGATCATCCTTACAATGCCTTTGCAA ATGGAGAAATGAAGTTGATAAAAGAGGACGGTGAGAGTTATGGATGGCTGGAAGAGATTGAGATGCCAGAGAATTCAAAGATGGATGGCATTGTGTACTTAGGTCCACAAATTATAGAGAGATAG